A part of Gramella sp. MAR_2010_147 genomic DNA contains:
- the trpS gene encoding tryptophan--tRNA ligase, with product MSRILTGVQSTGTPHLGNLLGAIIPAIEMANLPDNDSFIFIADMHSLTQIKDAEILRQNTYSVAATWLACGLDIERSVFYRQSDIPQVTELSWYLSCFFPYQRLTLAHSFKDKADRLEDVNSGLFSYPMLMAADILLYDAEIVPVGKDQLQHIEMTRDVASRFHAKMGEVFVLPEAKVQKDTMYVPGTDGAKMSKSKDNTINIFQTDKKLRKQIMSIDTDSTPLEEPKNPNTCNVFALYQLMATTEQTAEMRKNYEAGGYGYGHAKQALFDLVKDKFEQPREKYEYYINNLEEVDKALKIGAEKARMVANKVLKKVRKKAGY from the coding sequence ATGTCTAGAATACTTACAGGAGTACAAAGTACCGGAACCCCTCACCTTGGAAATCTTTTAGGAGCTATTATCCCGGCAATAGAAATGGCGAATCTACCTGATAATGATTCTTTTATTTTTATTGCAGATATGCATTCGCTTACTCAAATAAAGGATGCTGAAATACTTAGGCAAAACACCTATTCTGTTGCGGCAACCTGGTTAGCCTGTGGTCTTGACATTGAAAGAAGCGTTTTTTATCGCCAGAGTGATATCCCTCAGGTTACTGAACTTTCATGGTATTTAAGCTGTTTTTTTCCATACCAAAGACTCACGTTAGCTCATTCTTTTAAGGATAAGGCAGACAGGCTTGAAGATGTAAATAGTGGTTTGTTCTCCTACCCCATGTTAATGGCTGCAGATATTCTATTGTATGATGCTGAAATAGTTCCAGTTGGAAAAGATCAGCTACAGCATATTGAAATGACCAGGGATGTAGCTTCCAGGTTCCACGCAAAAATGGGAGAAGTATTTGTATTGCCTGAAGCGAAGGTGCAGAAAGATACGATGTATGTACCTGGAACCGATGGTGCAAAAATGAGTAAATCTAAAGACAATACAATTAATATTTTCCAGACCGATAAAAAACTGAGAAAACAAATAATGAGTATTGATACAGACAGTACTCCCCTGGAAGAACCTAAAAATCCCAACACCTGTAATGTTTTTGCCCTTTATCAATTAATGGCGACAACAGAACAAACTGCTGAAATGCGCAAGAACTATGAAGCTGGTGGCTATGGCTACGGACATGCAAAACAGGCACTTTTTGACCTCGTTAAGGATAAATTTGAGCAACCCCGTGAAAAATACGAGTATTATATTAACAACCTTGAAGAGGTTGATAAGGCTTTAAAAATTGGAGCTGAAAAAGCCAGGATGGTTGCAAATAAAGTCCTGAAAAAAGTAAGAAAAAAAGCTGGCTACTAG
- a CDS encoding peptidoglycan DD-metalloendopeptidase family protein, with the protein MIELKFSRSLFFLLFLFFGYNLSNAQTNREDLEKRRIELRNEISRINELRISNQKKQRSVLGQVEDLNQQIKSTEDLIKLTNQQANLLNREINTNTNKIGQLRKELEKLKEDYARMIEKSYKSKSQQSRVMFLLSSKNFLQAYKRLQYMKQYTNYRKQQGEEIKANTKELQELNARLVQQKEEKEKLIAENRKTRAQLEENRKSQQTLMATIRKREGEFATQIRKKQSEIDEIDRAIDKMIRESIAKANKESGSGSTSRSTFELTPAAKALAADFNNNKGKLPWPVKSGVVTMRFGKQPHPVVRSVMVNNNGVRIDTDKGGKARAVFNGTVSEVQAVKGANQAVMVRHGDYITIYNNLEEVYVKRGDTVTTEQEIGEIATSRTTGKTTLHFLLYRNDQKMDPADWIYRM; encoded by the coding sequence ATGATTGAACTAAAGTTTTCAAGATCACTATTTTTCTTGTTGTTTTTATTTTTCGGCTATAATTTGTCTAATGCCCAGACCAATCGTGAAGATCTCGAAAAACGAAGGATTGAGTTGCGGAATGAAATAAGCCGAATCAATGAACTTCGAATTTCAAATCAGAAGAAACAGCGGTCAGTGCTGGGTCAGGTGGAAGATTTGAATCAGCAGATCAAAAGCACAGAGGATCTTATTAAACTTACCAATCAGCAGGCGAATCTTCTAAACAGGGAGATCAATACCAATACTAATAAGATTGGGCAGTTAAGAAAAGAACTTGAAAAGCTTAAAGAGGATTATGCCCGGATGATTGAAAAGTCATATAAAAGTAAATCCCAGCAAAGCAGGGTGATGTTCCTGTTATCGTCTAAGAACTTTTTGCAGGCATATAAGCGTCTTCAGTATATGAAACAGTATACGAACTACCGAAAGCAGCAGGGAGAAGAAATAAAGGCAAATACAAAGGAATTACAGGAGCTTAATGCGAGACTTGTTCAGCAGAAAGAAGAAAAGGAGAAGCTTATCGCCGAAAACCGGAAAACCAGGGCACAGCTTGAGGAAAACAGGAAATCCCAGCAAACGCTTATGGCGACTATTAGAAAGCGTGAGGGAGAATTTGCCACCCAAATTAGAAAAAAGCAAAGTGAGATCGATGAGATAGACCGTGCGATAGATAAAATGATCAGGGAGTCTATAGCAAAAGCGAATAAGGAAAGCGGCAGCGGTTCAACTTCCAGAAGTACTTTTGAATTGACTCCGGCAGCGAAGGCGCTTGCAGCCGATTTTAATAATAATAAGGGGAAATTGCCATGGCCCGTTAAATCTGGGGTGGTTACCATGCGATTTGGTAAACAGCCACACCCGGTGGTACGATCTGTAATGGTAAACAACAATGGGGTTAGAATAGATACCGATAAGGGTGGGAAAGCTCGTGCGGTTTTCAACGGAACGGTTAGTGAAGTGCAGGCAGTAAAAGGAGCCAATCAGGCGGTAATGGTGAGACATGGAGATTATATAACCATTTATAATAACCTTGAAGAAGTTTACGTCAAGAGAGGGGATACCGTAACTACGGAGCAGGAAATTGGAGAAATTGCCACCAGCAGGACCACAGGGAAGACCACCCTACACTTTTTACTTTACAGGAATGATCAAAAAATGGATCCTGCAGATTGGATCTATAGAATGTGA
- a CDS encoding acyl-CoA thioesterase, with product MEAKSPSESRTTLTDLVLPSETNPLNNLFGGELLARMDRAASIAARRHSRRIVVTASVNHVAFNKSIPLGSVVTVEAVVSRAFKSSMEIYIDVWVEDRESGRRTKANEAIYTFVAVDETGTPIQIPALKPETDLEKERYEAALRRKQLSLVLAGKMKPKDATELKALFEE from the coding sequence ATGGAGGCCAAATCACCAAGCGAATCACGTACTACGTTAACCGATCTTGTTTTACCTAGTGAAACCAATCCCCTGAACAACCTGTTTGGAGGTGAATTGCTTGCTCGTATGGATCGGGCTGCCAGTATCGCTGCAAGAAGGCATAGCCGAAGAATTGTGGTGACAGCCTCTGTGAATCATGTCGCTTTCAATAAGTCTATTCCATTGGGAAGTGTGGTAACTGTTGAAGCTGTTGTTTCCAGAGCTTTTAAGAGCTCCATGGAGATCTACATAGATGTTTGGGTAGAAGATCGTGAAAGTGGTCGTAGAACCAAAGCTAACGAAGCTATTTATACCTTTGTTGCTGTGGATGAAACCGGGACACCTATTCAAATTCCTGCTCTCAAACCAGAAACCGATCTGGAAAAGGAACGCTATGAAGCTGCTTTAAGAAGAAAACAATTGAGTTTAGTGCTTGCGGGCAAAATGAAGCCGAAAGATGCTACTGAGCTAAAAGCTCTTTTCGAAGAATAA
- a CDS encoding oligosaccharide flippase family protein, which produces MSTFKKLFQQTFIYGLATVLPRMLSFLLVPLYTEILPKEQYGEISVIFAYFVLFNVILAYGMETAFFRFYSKHSSKSEVLSTSGISLVVSSIIFFSIAFISQGWISSISGIPLQYIQLAIWILLLDALVIIPFAWLRASEKPMRYAIIKILNVAVNLGLNVFFLLYLKGLAEGSEIFETIYIPDFEISYVFIANLIASALTLLLMFPFYIKIDFKFNSALWKSMMRYAFPVLIAGIAFSINEVFDRLMLDYLLPADIARSEIGAYSACYKLALFMTLFATAFRLGIEPFFFSHAESKNAAQTYAQITNYFVVFGSLILVGVIVFIDLLKLVLIQDETYWEAMEIVPLILLANLFLGIYHNLSVWYKITDRTKFGGYISVAGAILTIALNLLLIPLISYTGSAIATLAAYGLMMLLSFYFGQKYYPIPYDLKKIGGYLSLSIFISALSFYIFRGNYFVGIPLLLLFIGIVYFSEKKQILEIIQS; this is translated from the coding sequence TTGAGTACTTTTAAGAAACTCTTTCAGCAAACTTTTATCTATGGTTTGGCAACGGTGTTGCCAAGAATGCTCAGTTTCTTATTAGTTCCATTATACACCGAAATTTTACCGAAAGAACAATACGGTGAAATTTCGGTGATTTTTGCCTATTTCGTTCTGTTCAATGTTATTCTGGCTTATGGAATGGAAACCGCTTTTTTTCGATTTTACAGTAAACATTCCAGTAAGTCTGAAGTTTTAAGTACCTCTGGGATATCTCTGGTTGTATCTTCAATAATTTTCTTTTCAATCGCATTCATTTCTCAGGGTTGGATCTCGTCAATTTCGGGAATTCCATTGCAGTATATTCAACTTGCCATCTGGATTTTATTACTCGATGCTTTAGTGATTATCCCCTTTGCATGGTTGAGAGCTTCAGAAAAACCCATGCGATATGCAATTATTAAGATATTGAATGTTGCAGTGAATTTAGGGTTGAATGTTTTCTTTCTGCTGTACCTCAAAGGTCTGGCTGAGGGATCAGAAATTTTTGAAACCATATATATACCAGATTTCGAGATTAGCTATGTTTTCATTGCCAATTTAATCGCAAGTGCACTTACTTTATTATTGATGTTCCCGTTCTATATAAAGATTGATTTTAAATTTAATTCAGCTTTATGGAAATCAATGATGAGATATGCTTTTCCTGTGCTTATTGCCGGAATAGCTTTTTCCATCAATGAAGTTTTTGACAGACTTATGCTGGATTATTTATTACCAGCCGATATTGCCAGGTCTGAAATTGGAGCCTATTCTGCCTGTTATAAACTGGCACTGTTCATGACCCTTTTCGCAACAGCTTTCAGGCTTGGCATAGAACCTTTCTTTTTTAGCCATGCAGAATCGAAGAATGCAGCTCAAACTTATGCTCAGATTACCAATTATTTTGTTGTCTTTGGAAGCTTAATTTTGGTAGGGGTCATTGTATTTATAGATCTTTTGAAATTAGTTCTAATTCAGGATGAAACATACTGGGAGGCAATGGAGATCGTTCCGTTAATTCTTCTGGCAAATTTGTTTTTAGGAATATATCACAACCTTTCGGTGTGGTACAAGATTACAGATCGCACGAAATTTGGAGGCTATATCTCCGTTGCCGGTGCAATACTTACCATTGCATTAAACTTATTGCTTATTCCTTTAATAAGCTATACCGGATCTGCGATTGCAACACTGGCAGCATACGGATTAATGATGCTACTCTCATTTTATTTTGGTCAGAAGTATTATCCAATTCCATATGACCTTAAAAAAATAGGAGGATATCTTTCCCTGTCTATATTTATTTCGGCTCTATCATTTTATATATTCCGCGGAAATTATTTTGTTGGAATACCGTTATTATTACTATTTATCGGGATAGTCTATTTCTCAGAAAAAAAACAAATTCTCGAAATCATACAATCTTAG
- a CDS encoding lysophospholipid acyltransferase family protein, with product MSFIKSALILLWRIWFYVLMIVPILIMLPFLIVFTSSEKFYPQFFVCARIWAKIILFGMGFRVKTKADQVPKKHKSYMLVANHTSMVDIMLMLSIVKQPFVFIGKKELGKIPIFGFFYRRTCILVDRNNQKSRLGAFEEAQRRLKQGNSICIFPEGGVPGDQSIILDQFKDGAFRLAIEHQIPIVPITFHDNKKRFPYKLFAGGPGTLRVKIHHFICTEGLEATQRKQLKDQTYKIILRELTDPGTC from the coding sequence ATGAGTTTTATTAAATCGGCACTAATCTTATTATGGCGAATATGGTTCTATGTTTTGATGATCGTGCCCATTCTCATTATGTTGCCTTTTCTCATTGTATTTACTTCTTCTGAAAAATTTTATCCGCAGTTTTTTGTTTGCGCGCGTATCTGGGCGAAAATCATTCTTTTTGGAATGGGTTTTAGAGTTAAAACCAAAGCAGATCAGGTTCCGAAGAAACATAAAAGCTATATGCTGGTGGCGAACCACACTTCGATGGTAGATATTATGCTGATGCTTTCTATAGTAAAACAACCTTTTGTATTTATAGGTAAAAAGGAGCTGGGTAAAATCCCAATTTTCGGCTTTTTCTATCGTCGTACCTGTATTCTTGTAGATAGAAATAACCAAAAAAGCAGATTGGGAGCATTTGAAGAAGCTCAAAGAAGACTTAAACAGGGGAATAGTATTTGTATTTTTCCGGAAGGAGGAGTACCCGGGGATCAATCTATTATTTTAGATCAATTTAAAGATGGCGCTTTCAGACTGGCCATTGAACATCAAATTCCAATTGTGCCTATTACTTTCCATGACAATAAGAAACGCTTTCCCTATAAATTATTTGCTGGAGGACCCGGCACTTTAAGAGTGAAAATTCATCATTTTATTTGTACTGAAGGCCTGGAAGCTACTCAAAGAAAGCAACTAAAAGATCAAACCTATAAGATCATTCTTCGTGAGCTTACAGATCCTGGCACTTGTTAG
- a CDS encoding DUF4292 domain-containing protein, whose product MLKRIVALILLSTFVISCGSRRSAGKIATKNAEAVSVIKKHYTSETNFKTASGKLRAVYKDDEKTQSVNLSFRMEKDKAIWMSASILGFPVAKAYITPTSVSYYEKVTQTYFDGDFRLVSDFLGTPLDFQKLQNLLIGQAIYDLREEEYDFMQSPRGFQFVKDEKTMMKKMFLLNFSNYKAEAQQLIQDDENRGLTVTYSDYQEVDGLIFPENIKIIANEGGSSTNIHLTYRNISFNEEVSFPFDIPSGYEEISLK is encoded by the coding sequence ATGTTAAAGAGAATAGTTGCCCTTATCCTACTTTCAACTTTTGTAATCTCCTGTGGCAGCAGGAGATCTGCAGGAAAAATCGCTACAAAAAATGCAGAAGCAGTTTCTGTAATTAAAAAGCATTATACTTCTGAAACTAATTTTAAAACAGCATCTGGAAAGCTACGTGCAGTTTATAAGGATGACGAAAAAACACAGTCTGTAAACCTTAGTTTCAGGATGGAAAAAGATAAGGCAATCTGGATGAGTGCCAGTATTCTTGGGTTTCCAGTGGCCAAGGCCTATATCACACCCACCAGTGTAAGTTATTATGAAAAGGTGACCCAAACTTATTTTGACGGAGACTTCAGGCTTGTTAGTGATTTTCTGGGCACTCCCCTGGATTTTCAAAAACTTCAGAATTTATTGATAGGGCAGGCGATTTACGATCTGCGTGAAGAGGAATATGATTTTATGCAGTCGCCACGTGGTTTTCAATTTGTAAAAGATGAAAAAACGATGATGAAAAAAATGTTTCTGCTGAACTTCTCTAATTATAAGGCTGAAGCCCAACAATTAATTCAGGATGATGAAAATCGTGGATTAACGGTGACGTATTCAGATTACCAGGAGGTAGACGGTTTGATATTTCCAGAGAATATTAAGATCATCGCCAATGAAGGAGGTTCAAGTACGAATATTCACCTTACGTATAGAAATATTTCATTTAATGAGGAAGTTAGTTTCCCTTTTGATATCCCATCCGGTTACGAAGAAATCAGTTTAAAATGA
- a CDS encoding SPOR domain-containing protein translates to MNISNHIQDLLYRYECVVLPGFGAFLSQKQSAYIDEQSNEFYPPNKVISFNRQLIKNDGLLANYIAEAEAVTYNSANNMIQEFVYDLENSLQNEAKAELGNIGKFYLDAEDKLQFEPFTEINFLAQSFGLNSYKTIPVQREVYKKQVEEIEEKAPLLFTPEKRKSSLLKYAAIGLIALGVSSFAGLNIYSSQVSKHNIAEQQEAESQLQEQIQQATFVIDNPLPAVTFEVEKQSGNYHIVAGAFRVEENAQKKVDELREGGHKARLIGANKYGLHQVVYSSHQGRREAINKLYEVKRTNEAAWLLVQEL, encoded by the coding sequence ATGAATATTTCCAACCACATCCAGGATCTGCTTTACAGATACGAATGCGTAGTATTGCCCGGTTTCGGTGCTTTCCTTTCGCAAAAGCAGTCAGCATACATAGACGAACAATCCAATGAGTTCTATCCTCCTAATAAGGTGATTTCCTTTAACAGGCAGTTGATCAAGAATGACGGATTGCTTGCCAATTATATTGCAGAAGCAGAAGCTGTAACCTATAATTCAGCAAACAACATGATCCAGGAATTCGTGTATGACCTGGAAAATTCCTTGCAGAACGAAGCTAAAGCAGAATTGGGAAATATTGGAAAATTCTATCTGGATGCTGAAGATAAGCTCCAATTTGAACCTTTTACAGAGATTAATTTCCTAGCGCAGTCGTTCGGGTTGAATTCCTATAAAACAATTCCTGTTCAGCGTGAAGTTTATAAAAAACAGGTGGAGGAAATCGAGGAAAAAGCTCCTCTTCTATTTACCCCGGAAAAAAGAAAATCTTCTTTACTCAAGTATGCAGCCATTGGACTTATAGCTCTTGGCGTTTCCAGCTTTGCCGGTTTAAATATTTACAGCAGTCAGGTTTCCAAACACAATATCGCTGAGCAACAGGAGGCTGAAAGCCAGCTTCAGGAACAGATCCAGCAGGCTACTTTTGTGATTGACAACCCTTTACCAGCGGTTACTTTCGAAGTGGAAAAGCAGTCAGGCAATTATCATATTGTGGCCGGTGCCTTCAGAGTTGAAGAAAACGCTCAGAAAAAGGTTGATGAATTAAGAGAAGGTGGCCATAAAGCCAGGCTTATTGGAGCCAATAAATATGGACTTCACCAGGTTGTATATTCCAGCCATCAAGGAAGAAGGGAAGCCATCAATAAACTTTACGAAGTGAAAAGAACGAATGAAGCGGCCTGGCTATTGGTTCAGGAACTTTAA
- a CDS encoding sugar phosphate nucleotidyltransferase, whose translation MKIIVPMAGRGSRLRPHTLTVPKPLIPIAGKPIVHRLVEDIAKVLDEKIDEVAFIIGEDFGEQVEKDLMKIANSLGAKGTIYYQDKPLGTGHAIMCAKESLSGPAVVAYADTLFKADFNLDKEADAVMWVKKVENPSAFGVVKLNQNNEITDLVEKPEEFVSDLAVIGIYYFKDVEVLKNELQNVLDAKLTRGGEYQINDGIEAMRKNGLRFVPGKVDEWMDCGNKNVTVETNGRMLNFLHKDGEKLISDSVKIKDSEITEPCYIGENVELINAKIGPNVSIGDGTKVENSTIKNSLIQTFADVKNAKLDNAMIGNHAKFDGEFTQISIGDYSVLE comes from the coding sequence ATGAAAATTATCGTACCAATGGCCGGTCGTGGCTCACGACTGCGTCCACATACTTTAACCGTACCAAAACCGTTAATTCCTATAGCCGGTAAGCCAATTGTGCATCGTTTAGTAGAAGATATCGCAAAGGTGTTAGATGAAAAGATTGATGAAGTTGCTTTTATAATTGGCGAAGACTTTGGTGAGCAGGTAGAAAAAGACCTTATGAAGATCGCCAACAGTCTTGGTGCTAAAGGTACGATCTATTATCAGGATAAACCCCTGGGAACCGGTCATGCCATTATGTGTGCAAAGGAATCGCTTAGCGGACCAGCAGTGGTTGCTTATGCTGATACTCTTTTTAAGGCCGATTTTAATCTTGACAAAGAAGCAGATGCCGTGATGTGGGTTAAAAAGGTAGAGAATCCTTCTGCTTTTGGAGTAGTGAAACTCAATCAAAATAATGAGATCACAGATCTGGTGGAGAAGCCTGAAGAATTTGTTTCAGATCTGGCAGTTATCGGGATCTATTATTTCAAAGATGTGGAAGTCTTGAAAAATGAACTTCAAAACGTATTGGATGCAAAATTAACTCGTGGAGGAGAATACCAGATAAATGACGGAATTGAGGCAATGCGTAAGAACGGCTTAAGATTTGTACCCGGTAAGGTAGATGAATGGATGGACTGCGGAAACAAGAATGTAACTGTAGAGACCAACGGCAGAATGCTTAATTTCCTCCATAAAGATGGCGAGAAACTAATTTCAGATTCAGTAAAGATCAAAGACTCTGAAATTACAGAGCCTTGCTATATCGGTGAAAATGTGGAGCTGATCAATGCGAAAATCGGACCTAATGTTTCTATAGGTGATGGGACTAAAGTTGAGAATTCGACGATTAAGAATAGTCTTATCCAGACATTTGCAGATGTAAAGAACGCAAAGCTGGATAATGCCATGATTGGAAACCATGCTAAATTCGATGGGGAATTCACTCAAATTAGCATTGGAGACTATTCGGTTTTAGAGTAA
- the dut gene encoding dUTP diphosphatase: MDIKIINKSAHKLPHYETDFSAGMDLRANIEEPITLKPLERAIVKTGLFMELPLGFEAQVRPRSGLAAKKGITVLNAPGTIDADYRGEIGVILVNLSNEDFVVNNGERVAQMVIAKHEHISWEEVEILGETTRGAGGFGSTGHK; the protein is encoded by the coding sequence ATGGATATAAAAATTATAAACAAGTCGGCACATAAACTGCCGCATTACGAAACCGATTTTTCAGCAGGAATGGACCTTCGCGCTAATATTGAAGAACCTATTACCTTAAAACCTTTGGAAAGAGCCATCGTTAAAACCGGACTTTTTATGGAATTGCCGTTAGGTTTTGAAGCGCAGGTAAGACCACGAAGCGGCCTGGCTGCTAAAAAAGGAATCACCGTTCTAAACGCACCTGGCACAATTGATGCCGATTATCGCGGAGAAATAGGAGTGATCCTTGTAAATTTGTCTAATGAAGATTTTGTAGTGAATAATGGCGAAAGAGTTGCCCAGATGGTCATTGCAAAACATGAACATATTTCCTGGGAAGAAGTAGAAATCCTTGGTGAAACTACACGTGGAGCTGGCGGATTTGGAAGTACAGGGCACAAATAA
- the dprA gene encoding DNA-processing protein DprA — MNSEDLIYTLALQHIPNLGDTTAKKLIRQFGNAENIFKEKKSNLLKIDGIGQIRIQELHNSEHIRAAENELKFIEQHNIQTHYFKDDEYPEKLKHCLDGPILLFSRGNIDLYKRRIISIVGTRQITPHGISFCEKLIEDLAVLNPVIISGFAYGVDITAQRAAVKHNLQTIGCLAHGLNQIYPKSHKRYMYDIEENGGFFTDFWSTDNFDRNNFLKRNRIIGGLSEATVVIESAEKGGALVTADIANSYDREVFAVPGRPTDKFSLGCNNLIKAQQAHVLTSAVDLAYILNWEIEEKQEPVQKQLFIELEKDEQRLYEFLKLQGKTELDQVALNCNFPTFKTASLLLNMELKGVIRPLPGKLFEVI; from the coding sequence ATGAATTCTGAAGACTTAATTTATACCCTTGCACTGCAACATATTCCAAATCTGGGAGATACTACTGCAAAAAAATTGATAAGGCAGTTTGGGAATGCTGAAAATATCTTCAAAGAAAAAAAATCAAATCTTCTTAAAATTGATGGAATTGGCCAGATTAGAATTCAGGAATTACATAATTCTGAACATATACGAGCAGCAGAAAACGAATTAAAATTCATTGAACAACATAATATTCAAACCCATTATTTTAAAGATGACGAGTATCCCGAAAAATTGAAACACTGTTTAGATGGACCAATTTTATTATTCTCTCGAGGGAATATAGATCTGTACAAGAGAAGGATCATAAGTATTGTGGGAACAAGGCAAATTACCCCTCATGGCATTTCCTTTTGTGAAAAACTGATTGAGGATCTCGCAGTGCTGAATCCGGTGATTATCTCAGGGTTTGCTTATGGGGTGGATATTACAGCCCAACGAGCTGCGGTAAAGCACAATCTTCAAACTATTGGCTGTCTAGCGCATGGTCTGAACCAGATATATCCAAAATCCCACAAAAGATACATGTATGATATTGAAGAAAATGGAGGTTTCTTTACCGATTTCTGGAGTACAGATAATTTTGACAGGAATAATTTTTTGAAGCGTAACCGTATTATTGGGGGGCTAAGCGAAGCAACAGTGGTGATTGAAAGCGCTGAAAAAGGGGGAGCTTTGGTCACGGCAGATATTGCGAATTCTTATGACCGGGAAGTTTTTGCGGTGCCGGGAAGACCTACAGATAAATTTAGTCTGGGTTGTAATAATTTAATAAAAGCTCAGCAGGCCCATGTTCTAACCTCTGCAGTAGATCTTGCCTATATTTTAAACTGGGAAATTGAAGAAAAACAAGAACCTGTTCAGAAACAACTATTCATAGAGCTGGAGAAAGATGAGCAAAGACTCTATGAATTCCTTAAACTACAAGGTAAAACAGAATTAGACCAGGTAGCGCTCAACTGTAATTTCCCAACTTTTAAAACGGCTTCCTTATTACTGAATATGGAATTAAAAGGCGTTATAAGACCATTACCGGGGAAACTCTTTGAAGTGATCTAG
- a CDS encoding tetratricopeptide repeat protein gives MMKNLFIILIMAMLALPANSQELPQLFQDVSQDDLGNVSDEFQELFFEALKQKGIENYEKAIIALEKCLKLDTEKSVVYFELGKNYQELEQFDNAISNFKKASELEPQKESILVYLFQTYGMNEDFEGAIATLKKLIPIDESYKEDLANVYLLNENYDEALNLLDELDTKLGANSYRNSLRRQIFARTKNTGAQIENLQQGISNNPDVEQNYLNLIYIYSENGDNEEAFKVAQELLETNPGSTLAHLALYKFYLDKGNTKAAVASMKIVFESEEIDPESKFKVLNDFLNFVQQNPEYEEDLIEVAGKLSEWENAPKLYEQLGSYYLKKNNREDALKFFELGLKENPENFELTKNTLLLQLEFGNFEAAKDLSNEALEGFPSQPMLYLFQAVALNKLMQYEAAEESLLDGLDYLIDDRLMEIDFYSQLAISYSGMKNADKAGEYRQKAENIKKEIN, from the coding sequence ATGATGAAGAACCTGTTTATCATCCTGATAATGGCCATGCTGGCACTTCCTGCTAATTCACAGGAATTGCCTCAGCTTTTTCAGGATGTTAGCCAGGATGATCTTGGAAATGTGAGTGATGAGTTTCAGGAATTATTCTTTGAGGCTCTAAAGCAGAAAGGCATTGAAAATTATGAAAAAGCGATCATTGCTTTAGAAAAATGCCTTAAGCTGGATACAGAAAAATCGGTGGTCTATTTTGAATTAGGCAAAAACTATCAGGAACTAGAACAGTTTGATAATGCTATTAGCAATTTCAAAAAGGCAAGTGAATTGGAACCTCAAAAAGAGTCTATTCTGGTTTATCTTTTCCAGACCTATGGAATGAACGAGGATTTTGAAGGGGCAATAGCCACTTTAAAAAAACTTATCCCGATTGATGAGTCTTATAAAGAAGATCTTGCCAATGTTTATTTGCTGAATGAAAATTACGATGAAGCTTTGAACTTGTTAGATGAGCTTGATACAAAACTAGGAGCTAATTCTTACCGAAACTCATTAAGACGTCAAATCTTTGCTCGCACAAAAAACACAGGTGCGCAAATAGAAAATCTACAGCAGGGAATTTCCAACAATCCCGATGTTGAGCAAAATTATCTCAATCTAATTTATATCTATAGCGAAAACGGTGATAATGAAGAGGCTTTCAAAGTCGCCCAGGAGCTTTTAGAGACCAATCCCGGTTCTACGCTTGCTCACCTGGCACTTTATAAGTTTTATCTGGATAAAGGCAATACAAAAGCTGCAGTGGCTTCTATGAAGATCGTTTTTGAAAGTGAAGAAATAGATCCGGAATCAAAATTTAAGGTGTTGAATGATTTTCTAAATTTTGTTCAGCAAAATCCAGAATATGAAGAAGACCTTATTGAGGTAGCCGGGAAACTTTCAGAATGGGAAAACGCTCCTAAATTATACGAACAGCTTGGAAGCTATTATCTGAAAAAAAATAATAGGGAAGATGCGCTAAAGTTTTTTGAATTAGGATTAAAAGAGAATCCTGAAAACTTTGAATTAACAAAGAATACGCTTCTTTTGCAATTGGAATTTGGCAATTTTGAGGCAGCCAAAGATTTGAGCAATGAAGCCTTGGAAGGTTTTCCTTCTCAGCCAATGCTTTACCTTTTTCAGGCGGTGGCTCTCAATAAATTAATGCAATACGAAGCCGCTGAAGAAAGTTTACTGGACGGGCTGGATTATTTAATTGACGACAGGCTTATGGAGATTGATTTCTATTCCCAGCTTGCCATAAGTTACAGTGGTATGAAAAATGCAGATAAAGCTGGAGAATATCGCCAGAAGGCAGAAAATATAAAAAAAGAAATTAACTGA